In a genomic window of Rhopalosiphum maidis isolate BTI-1 chromosome 4, ASM367621v3, whole genome shotgun sequence:
- the LOC113550333 gene encoding larval cuticle protein A2B-like, with protein MAFRFAVFTSVLAAVAHGSPVYAPYAASPYEVAPYSPALYAPVPYYAAAAKSYDADYDPNPSYSYAYDVHDQLTGDSKSQHESRQGDVVHGSYSLVDPDGTRRTVDYTADPHNGFNAVVTKEPLVKGYAAAPARAAYPVKSYAPAPAVYPATVNAYAPIYPAVKAYAPSPYHAVYPAYH; from the exons ATGGCTTTCAGA ttcgCAGTATTTACATCCGTCCTGGCGGCAGTAGCTCACGGTTCTCCCGTGTACGCACCCTACGCGGCCTCCCCCTACGAGGTCGCCCCATACTCGCCTGCCCTGTACGCGCCGGTTCCGTACTACGCGGCGGCGGCCAAGTCGTACGACGCCGACTACGACCCGAACCCGTCGTACTCGTATGCGTATGACGTGCACGACCAGTTGACAGGCGACTCCAAGAGCCAGCACGAGAGCAGACAGGGCGACGTGGTTCACGGTTCGTACAGCTTGGTGGACCCGGACGGCACCAGACGGACGGTCGACTACACGGCGGACCCGCATAACGGTTTCAACGCGGTCGTCACCAAGGAACCGCTCGTCAAGGGTTACGCGGCCGCGCCCGCCCGCGCCGCATATCCAGTCAAGTCGTACGCGCCCGCGCCCGCCGTCTACCCCGCGACCGTCAACGCTTATGCGCCCATCTATCCGGCCGTCAAGGCGTACGCGCCGTCACCGTACCACGCCGTGTACCCGGCTTATCACTGA
- the LOC113550327 gene encoding sialidase-like, which translates to MAKRIAQTILLLTTLISFYNIVEAEDKSLIRIRREPSSKYGPPKPSRPRPNYGPPKSNGWSKPVYGPPPKPKYGPPPKPKYGPPKPNYGPPKPNYGPPKPVYGPPPKTKYGPPKPVYGPPSKPSQSYGPPNQGYGPPSGGGFKPSTSYGAPPSSSYGAPPSSSYGAPPSSSYGAPPSSSYGAPPSSSYGAPPSSSYGAPPSSSYGAPPSSSYGAPSQSQTPSYGSSSLKTFPSLTYDAPLLSSSYGAPSPPSSSYGAPPQPSSSYGAPSQPSSSYGAPPQPSSSYGAPSQPSSSYGAPSQPSSSYGAPARPSSSYGAPSQPSSSYGAPPQPSSSYGAPSQPSSSYGAPSRPSPSYGAPSQPSSSYGAPSQPSSSYGAPSQPSSSYGAPSQPSSSYGAPSQPSSSYGAPSQPSSFYGAPSQPSSSYGTPSQPSSSYGAPSQPSSSYGAPSQPSSSYGAPSQPSSSYGAPSQPSSSYGAPSQPSSSYGAPSSPSSSYGAPSPPATSYGVPTNSYSAPSSHSISITPSVSLPVPSTAYGAPSNGPSSSYGVPSNIPSSSYGTPTSGSFSSFGSSSHNNNLESFNIGNLFSSRTQFSAPIPSITYGSPKGNGDIQGSYSSISNSVSYPDNSQLTTINSYGEPTNKKDSNQSSEDSFHVVSSQYNTQSPNTQTTPPSNILQRRHKESLESTDSVPSSNLDEKLKGKKVVVNDKLNAYLKYIAKSTQKPDIGFQAPTKTFSFNYEESPSQVNDSLASLSDNSPINHRNNEYNSEKNPSAHTYSDNQWKITESL; encoded by the exons ATGGCTAAACGGATTGCTCAAACA ATATTATTACTGACTACTTTAATAAGTTTCTATAACATAGTAGAAGCTGAAGATAAGTCTCTTATTAGAATACGAAGAGAACCCTCTTCGAAGTATGGACCACCAAAGCCATCAAGACCCAGGCCTAATTATGGACCACCAAAATCTAATGGTTGGTCCAAACCAGTTTATGGTCCACCACCAAAACCTAAATATGGACCTCCTCCAAAGCCAAAATATGGTCCACCAAAACCAAATTATGGACCTCCAAAACCAAATTATGGTCCTCCAAAACCCGTATACGGACCACcgccaaaaacaaaatatggaCCTCCTAAACCAGTATATGGTCCTCCATCAAAACCATCGCAATCTTACGGACCACCAAACCAAGGTTATGGGCCACCATCTGGAGGAGGATTTAAGCCTTCTACTTCATATGGGGCACCACCATCGTCGTCATATGGAGCACCACCATCATCTTCATATGGAGCGCCTCCATCATCATCGTATGGAGCACCTCCATCATCATCGTATGGAGCACCTCCATCATCATCGTATGGAGCTCCGCCGTCATCTTCATATGGAGCACCGCCATCGTCTTCATATGGAGCACCGCCATCATCTTCTTATGGAGCACCTTCACAAAGTCAAACACCTTCATATGGATCATCTTCTTTGAAAACTTTCCCTTCTTTAACATATGATGCTCCATTGCTATCTTCTTCTTATGGTGCACCATCTCCACCGTCGTCATCATATGGCGCACCCCCACAACCATCGTCATCATATGGTGCACCATCACAACCATCCTCATCATATGGCGCACCCCCACAACCATCGTCATCATATGGTGCACCATCACAACCATCCTCTTCATATGGCGCACCCTCACAACCATCGTCATCATACGGCGCACCGGCACGACCGTCATCATCCTATGGTGCCCCATCACAACCCTCGTCGTCTTACGGCGCACCACCACAACCGTCCTCTTCATATGGCGCACCCTCACAACCATCGTCATCATACGGCGCACCGTCACGACCGTCACCATCATACGGTGCACCATCACAACCATCGTCGTCCTACGGCGCACCATCACAACCCTCATCGTCATACGGCGCCCCATCACAACCCTCGTCGTCATACGGCGCACCATCACAACCCTCGTCGTCATACGGCGCACCATCACAACCCTCGTCGTCATACGGCGCACCATCACAACCCTCGTCGTTCTACGGCGCCCCATCACAACCCTCGTCATCATACGGCACCCCATCACAACCTTCGTCATCATACGGCGCACCATCACAACCATCATCATCATACGGCGCACCATCACAACCATCATCGTCCTACGGCGCACCATCACAACCATCATCGTCCTACGGCGCACCATCACAACCATCGTCATCCTACGGTGCCCCATCACAGCCTTCATCATCATACGGTGCACCGTCATCACCATCGTCTTCTTATGGAGCACCATCACCACCAGCCACATCTTATGGAGTACCGACAAATAGCTATAGTGCTCCATCTTCTCattcaatttcaataactCCTTCCGTTTCACTTCCTGTCCCATCAACTGCATATGGAGCACCTTCTAATGGACCTTCATCGTCATATGGTGTGCCATCAAATATACCATCGTCGTCTTATGGAACCCCAACATCAGGATCATTTAGTTCGTTCGGGTCTTCTTCTCATAATAACAACttagaatcatttaatataggaaatttatttagttctCGCACTCAGTTTAGTGCTCCAATTCCTTCAATTACTTATGGTTCACCTAAAGGCAATGGAGATATTCAAGGCTCTTATAGCAGTATATCAAACTCAGTTTCATATCCAGATAATTCTCAATTAACAACGATTAACTCATATGGAGAaccaacaaataaaaaagattcAAACCAATCGTCAGAAGACTCGTTTCATGTAGTTAGCTCACAATACAACACTCAGAGTCCAAACACACAAACAACGCCGCcatcaaatatattacaaaggCGTCATAAAGAATCATTAGAAAGTACTGATAGCGTGCCGTCTTCAAATTTAGATGAAAAATTGAAAGGGAAAAAAGTAGTTGTTAACGACAAACTAAAtgcgtatttaaaatacatagctAAAAGTACACAAAAACCAGATATAGGTTTTCAAGCACCTACAAAGacttttagttttaactaCGAAGAATCACCTTCTCAAGTTAACGATAGCCTTGCTTCACTAAGTGATAATTCTCCAATTAATCAtagaaataatgaatacaattctgaaaaaaatccAAGTGCTCATACTTATTCAGACAATCAATGGAAAATCACTGAAAGTCTATGa
- the LOC113550329 gene encoding uncharacterized protein LOC113550329, giving the protein MMEAWIWIFFISSLFSILAKHSCQVPPDRSTKSLSPIIILPASSGISYESLHYPVPAEQQYQVIPLVINTGKIPLINHAVQAPIQYFVPKSENQRAPIYESAQYLPARDERVQTRNPETKLYSNDEKTKNRPTYDRNKSPTATATVYSETRVDGQPSSREYSYGYKIIDGRVDDSNDRRDVAKIVDDGGSTSIHLSRPNEIDRVNTINSGAKLQEANNERKTDKSEPQNNGPDNISRALKPIIVKTELNATETELKKYYKKVKNPETPINKVTNKNGKLTTINPAQR; this is encoded by the exons ATGATGGAAGCTTGG atttggatattttttatttcctccTTATTCTCTATACTTGCAAAACATTCTTGTCAAGTGCCACCCGACCGTAGTACCAAATCCTTAAGCCCCATTATTATACTACCAGCTTCGTCCGGAATATCGTATGAATCACTTCATTATCCAGTGCCTGCGGAACAACAGTATCAAGTAATACCACTAGTGATAAACACGGGAAAAATACCTTTAATTAATCACGCAGTCCAAGCACCAATACAATACTTTGTACCTAAGAGCGAAAACCAACGCGCACCGATATATGAATCGGCACAATATTTACCAGCTCGAGACGAACGTGTGCAAACACGTAACCcggaaacaaaattatattcaaacgaTGAGAAAACCAAAAACCGACCGACGTACGATCGTAATAAATCACCAACTGCAACTGCTACAGTTTACTCAGAAACGCGTGTCGATGGTCAACCATCGTCGCGGGAGTATAGTTACGGCTATAAAATAATCGACGGTCGTGTTGATGATTCGAATGACCGACGTGATGTAGCGAAAATTGTTGACGATGGCGGGTCGACGAGCATACATTTATCCAGACCAAACGAAATAGATAGAGTGAACACGATAAACTCGGGTGCAAAATTACAAGAAGCGAACAACGAACGAAAAACAGATAAATCCGAACCGCAGAATAACGGACCAGACAATATTTCCAGGGCTTTAAAACCGATAATTGTTAAGACAGAATTAAATGCAACAGAAAccgaattgaaaaaatattacaagaaGGTAAAAAATCCGGAAACACCAATCAATAAAGTGACcaataaaaatggaaaattgaCAACAATAAATCCTGCACAGCGGTGA
- the LOC113550328 gene encoding cuticle protein 21-like, producing the protein MKVFIILPLVAAMVSAAEVIITDAPAAYVASSFTSHGPVPWAYLQPFYQSAPLVAYTAYAAPAAKVVATAPAKIVTPAKTVPVAVAPAKLVAPAVPVTKVVQVVPAQFQPDPSYTFAYQVQDQITGDSKSQQETRLGDVVKGQYSLIEPDGTRRTVDYTADPTNGFNAYVQKSDAQQAVFVPSVSTDDVETIKVDTIEVEPVRYAPTGSKPLKNTLAVPETKTKTGY; encoded by the exons ATGAAG gTATTCATTATTCTGCCCTTAGTAGCCGCTATGGTTTCAGCTGCCGAAGTTATTATAACCGATGCACCCGCGGCCTATGTAGCATCTTCATTCACGTCACATGGACCCGTCCCTTGGGCTTATCTGCAACCATTCTACCAATCAGCACCGTTAGTGGCGTACACGGCATACGCAGCACCGGCTGCCAAAGTCGTCGCCACTGCCCCAGCCAAAATCGTTACACCAGCCAAAACCGTTCCCGTCGCAGTAGCCCCCGCTAAACTTGTCGCACCAGCTGTACCAGTCACCAAAGTTGTACAAGTCGTACCAGCTCAATTTCAGCCCGATCCGTCATACACATTTGCATACCAGGTACAGGATCAGATAACTGGCGATTCTAAAAGCCAACAAGAAACCCGCCTAGGAGACGTCGTCAAGGGACAATACAGTCTGATTGAACCCGATGGCACAAGGAGAACCGTAGACTACACAGCTGACCCAACAAACGGATTCAACGCATACGTACAGAAATCTGATGCACAACAAGCAGTGTTCGTACCATCTGTATCGACAGACGATGTAGAAACTATCAAAGTAGACACCATTGAAGTTGAACCAGTCAGGTATGCGCCTACGGGCTCAAAACCGTTGAAGAATACGCTAGCTGTGCCCGAAACCAAAACCAAAACTGGTTATTGA